A part of Capsicum annuum cultivar UCD-10X-F1 chromosome 6, UCD10Xv1.1, whole genome shotgun sequence genomic DNA contains:
- the LOC107875792 gene encoding late embryogenesis abundant protein At5g17165, translating to MAANLQKRGLVSLALGKRLIMNHIARNSANSSTGRRAVHMSSVYDKNPEEYLSSVPNEIIEEAQSDKYWTPHPQTGVFGPATDHIIYDKHDFHLSTVDSVLEQKTFFRDLGDLEKPIYP from the exons ATGGCCGCTAACTTACAGAAACGTGGACTTGTGAGCTTGGCCTTGGGGAAGCGATTAATTATGAACCATATCGCTCGAAATTCTGCTAACTCATCTACTGGCAG GAGGGCAGTCCACATGTCATCGGTGTATGACAAGAATCCAGAGGAATATTTGTCATCGGTACCCAATGAAATAATCGAGGAAGCACAATCAGACAAGTACTGGACTCCACATCCCCAAACTGGAGTATTTGGGCCAGCCACTGATCACATTATCTACGATAAACATGATTTCCATTTATCCACAGTAGATTCTGTGTTGGAACAGAAGACTTTCTTTCGTGATCTTGGGGACCTGGAGAAGCCAATTTACCCAtaa
- the LOC107875790 gene encoding UDP-glycosyltransferase 73C4-like, protein MPSKPALSDLNFIVIPLLSTSHLIPLTDMAKLLAQHGVTVTLVTTPLNAARFTASIDRAVRSGLLIRVVELQFRAKEAGLPEGCENQNAAPGLNYRRQFVAAINMLQEPTEKLLREMKPKPSCIISDAYVAWTAETADKFQIPRIVFDGMSCFTQMCMHSLYIMRDQNQLPESGPFVIPDLPDRIEITKAQLPGHFNPGAISIQDIRDKIRAAEERSFGFVINTFEELEQRYVDKFRKLKNGRVWCLGPLSLCNNDDLDKAQRGNKASFDKDDNLKKWLDSWQPESVVYACFGSLGRITVKQFVELALGLEGSGYPFILVIKTGEGQAPIEDWISKNGFEERTKARGLLIRGWAPQVLILSHPAIGGFLTHCGWNSTVEGISAGVPMITWPLFAEQFLNERFLVHVLKMAAGVGSQALVHLGEEEKFEVQVSNKVVTDAIKKVMDKEKEGNEMRKRAQQLGEMAKRAVEGDGSTHLNVTLLIKEIQEFQLKQSAKNSCAKVCDALF, encoded by the coding sequence ATGCCATCAAAGCCAGCATTATCTGATCTAAACTTTATTGTGATCCCTCTACTTTCAACAAGTCACCTCATACCCTTGACGGACATGGCCAAATTGTTGGCGCAGCACGGCGTGACAGTCACGTTAGTCACGACACCTCTAAATGCTGCCCGATTCACCGCATCAATTGATCGTGCTGTTCGCTCTGGACTACTCATTCGGGTGGTAGAGCTCCAGTTTCGAGCCAAGGAAGCAGGACTGCCAGAGGGATGCGAAAACCAGAATGCCGCACCCGGTCTCAACTACCGGAGACAGTTCGTTGCTGCAATCAATATGCTACAAGAACCAACTGAAAAGTTACTCCGAGAGATGAAACCTAAGCCGAGTTGCATTATTTCTGATGCGTATGTTGCTTGGACAGCTGAGACAGCTGATAAGTTTCAGATTCCAAGAATTGTTTTTGATGGAATGAGTTGCTTCACTCAAATGTGCATGCATAGCTTGTACATCATGAGGGATCAAAACCAACTTCCTGAATCAGGGCCTTTTGTCATACCTGATTTGCCAGATAGAATTGAAATAACTAAAGCTCAGCTGCCTGGACATTTCAATCCAGGAGCCATTTCCATACAAGATATTCGGGACAAAATACGAGCAGCAGAAGAAAGATCCTTTGGGTTTGTGATCAATACTTTCGAGGAGTTGGAACAAAGGTACGTCGATAAATTCCGAAAACTTAAAAATGGTAGAGTTTGGTGCCTTGGACCTTTATCTCTTTGTAACAATGACGATTTAGACAAAGCTCAGAGAGGGAATAAGGCCTCATTTGACAAAGACGACAATTTGAAGAAATGGCTAGATTCTTGGCAGCCTGAATCTGTCGTGTATGCATGTTTTGGGAGCCTCGGTCGTATTACAGTTAAACAATTTGTGGAGCTGGCTTTAGGCCTGGAAGGATCAGGTTATCCATTCATTTTAGTCATAAAAACAGGGGAAGGACAAGCACCAATAGAGGACTGGATATCAAAAAATGGATTTGAGGAAAGAACAAAAGCAAGAGGGCTTTTGATCCGTGGCTGGGCACCACAAGTACTAATACTATCACACCCTGCAATTGGTGGATTCTTGACTCATTGTGGGTGGAATTCAACTGTTGAGGGGATTAGTGCTGGTGTGCCTATGATCACCTGGCCTTTATTTGCCGAGCAGTTTCTGAATGAGAGATTCTTAGTACACGTCTTGAAAATGGCTGCGGGTGTTGGATCCCAGGCGCTTGTGCATTTGGGTGAGGAAGAGAAGTTTGAGGTCCAGGTTAGCAACAAAGTAGTAACGGATGCCATAAAAAAGGTGATGGATAAGGAGAAAGAAGGAAACGAGATGAGAAAAAGAGCTCAACAACTTGGAGAAATGGCAAAAAGGGCTGTAGAAGGTGATGGATCTACTCACCTCAATGTGACACTTTTAATAAAGgaaatacaagaattccaactgAAGCAATCAGCTAAAAATTCTTGTGCAAAAGTATGTGATGCacttttttga